A genome region from Manis javanica isolate MJ-LG chromosome 3, MJ_LKY, whole genome shotgun sequence includes the following:
- the GP9 gene encoding platelet glycoprotein IX — MPTWRALFLLWAAAEATTDCPAQCTCQALETMGLWVDCGGRGLTALPALPAHTRHLLLANNSLSSVPAGAFDYLPQLQTLDVTQNPWHCDCSLTYLRLWLEDHTPEALLQVHCASPHFATSRPLGLLTGYELGNCGWQLRSSWAHLGIWWDVALVVVATLGLALLAGLLCVTPNS, encoded by the coding sequence ATGCCCACCTGGAGGGCCCTGTTCCTGCTCTGGGCTGCCGCGGAGGCCACCACGGACTGCCCTGCACAGTGCACCTGCCAGGCCCTGGAAACCATGGGGCTGTGGGTGGACTGCGGGGGCCgggggctcacagccctgcccGCCCTGCCAGCCCACACCCGCCACCTCCTGCTGGCCAACAATAGCCTTAGCTCCGTGCCTGCAGGCGCCTTTGACTACCTGCCCCAGCTGCAGACCCTCGACGTGACACAGAACCCCTGGCACTGTGACTGTAGCCTCACGTACCTGCGCCTTTGGCTGGAGGACCACACGCCCGAGGCCCTGCTGCAAGTCCACTGTGCCAGCCCCCACTTTGCCACCTCCCGCCCACTGGGCCTGCTGACCGGCTACGAGCTAGGCAATTGTGGCTGGCAGCTGCGGTCGTCCTGGGCCCACCTGGGGATCTGGTGGGATGTGGCTCTCGTTGTCGTGGCCACACTGGGCCTGGCTCTCCTGGCTGGCCTGCTGTGTGTGACCCCAAATTCCTAG